From the genome of Desulfonauticus submarinus:
GGGAAAAAAGCCTCTCCTTTTCCAAGGTTTAAAAATAAAATAACTATTAATAATAATATTTTTTTCATCTTAACAACTTAATAATTCTTTTAAACTATTTAATAATTCACTTTTTAATTCTTCATCTTTGAGTCCAAAGTAAATATTTGCGGTTAAATAGTCGACCCAGTCGCCAATATCAAATCTTTTCCCCGATACTTTTACAGCAAGTAAACGATTTTCTTTAGCTAAAAAATGAAGTGCGTCTGTAAGTTGATACTCTCCCTGACTATCTGGTTTAACCTGTTCTAAATATTCAAAAATATCTGGAGTTAAAACATATCTGCCCACTACTGCCAATCTAGATGGTGCATTCTCTGGTAAAGGTTTTTCATGAAGTTTTTTCACCCTAAATAAACCTGGACTAATCTCTTCTCCACCAATAATTCCATAATTGGATACCCTTTCTAAAGGCACCTCCATCACTCCCACTACAGGCATTTGTTCTGTCTTTGCAACTTCTATCAGTTGTTCAATGGCAGGAGAAGGACTAAAAATTAAATCATCACCCACTAAAACTGCAAAAGGTTCTTTTTTGACCACTTCTCTAGCACATAATACTGCATGTCCAAGACCGAGTTGCTCTTTTTGACGAACAGAAATAATATTAACCATCTCTGCTACTTTAATCACTTGATCAAGCAAGTCTTGTTTTCCTGCTCTTTTTAACACCATTTCCAAAGAAAGATTCCTATCAAAATGATCTTCCAATGCTCTTTTATTTTTATTAGTAACAAATACAACATCAGTAAGTCCTGCCATCATAGCTTCTTCAACCACGTATTGAACAGCTGGTTTTCGATAAACAGGTAACATTTCTTTTGGTATATTTTTAGTTGCTGGCAAGGAACGAGTACCCCATCCAGCCACAGGTATGACTACTTTTTCTATTTTCATTGTATCCCCCTTATGCTTTTATACTAAAGCAATTCTTTTTCTGCTATATCTACTAAATAATCCATCCATTTGTCCACTAGATTTAAATTTTCTGCTTCTACCATTATCCTTAAAACAGGTTCAGTACCTGAATATCTTAACAAAACCCTTCCTTTACCCTGCAATGATTTTTCAGCTTGTTGCAGAGCTTTACATATTTGTCTGCATTCACCTAAAGGCACTTTATTTTTTACATGTATGTTCTTAAGCTTTTGAGGAAAGGGGGTAAGAAGTTTCCTCCAATAAGATAATGGTTTGCCTGTTTTCAACATAATTTTTAAAAGTTGCAAAGCTGTTACTAAACCATCACCTGTAGTAGTAAAGTTAAGAAACACCATATGTCCTGACTGTTCTCCTCCTAATATATATCCACTTCTACACATCTCTTCTACTACAAATCTATCTCCTACAGGAGTTCTAACTAATCTTCCTCCTTTCTGTTCCATAAAAATCTCTAAAGCCATATTACTCATTACTGTGGCGACCAATGTTCTTTGCGGCAAAGCATCTTTTTCTAATAAATAATTAGCACAAATTGCCATAATCTGATCACCATCTAAAATGTAGCCCTCATCATCAACAGCAATAAGCCTATCTCCATCTCCATCCAGACAAAATCCAACATCAGCCCCAGTCTCTTGCACTAAAGAGGCTGTTACATCAGGATATAGTGATCCACATTTTTTATTTATATTGAGTCCATTAGGTTCTACTCCTATTTTTATAACCTTTGCTCCCAACTCCTCAAAGACCAAGGGAGCTACCTTATATGTAGCGCCATTAGCACAGTCTAAAACCACTTTTAAGCCATCTAAAGTTAAATCCTGAGAAAACGTATTTTTTAAAAAAACAATATACCGTCCAGGACTATCTTCTATCTTTATAGCCCTTCCTAGCAAATCTGATTTTGGAGTATTCCACTCTACATCTGGAGAAAGAACAAGTTCACTAATTCTATTTTCTATCTCATCAGACAATTTAAAACCTTTGGAGTCAAAAAATTTTATACCATTATCCATATAAGGATTATGCGAAGCTGAAATCACTACCCCTACATCTGCACGCATATTCCTGGTTAAAAAAGCAATAGCTGGAGTTGGCATAGGACCAACTAAAAAGACATCCATTCCTGAAGCACAAAAACCAGAAGTCAAAGCTGATTCAAAAATATATCCAGAAAGTCTTGTATCTTTCCCAATAACAACTCTATGTCTTTTCATTCCATTTCTAAAAATTTGTCCCACTGCCAACCCAACACGTAGAGCTATCTCTGGTAACATTGGGAATATATTTGCTTGTCCTCTAATTCCATCAGTACCAAAAAGTTTTCCCATTTATTCTCCCTTATTTTATGATTATCTTTGCACTCATTGGTTTTTTTTCTAAAATCAAAATATCTTTTGAACGCCTTACTTGTATAGGAAACTCATATTTACCTTTACCTTTATTTTGTAAATCAACAAATACTTTAAAGTCTTTTTTCCATTTATTTTCTTCCATTAAATAAAGTGGTACAGAAATATATAATCTACACTTCGATGGCTTAAGATAGATTTTCCTCTTTTTCAGTTTATTCTCAACAGAAATATTTCTTACTATCCAAAACTCCTTTCTCTTTGGAGATAACATAATTTTTACATCAACACTTCCTATTTCTGAGTTTATTTCTGGA
Proteins encoded in this window:
- the galU gene encoding UTP--glucose-1-phosphate uridylyltransferase GalU, which encodes MKIEKVVIPVAGWGTRSLPATKNIPKEMLPVYRKPAVQYVVEEAMMAGLTDVVFVTNKNKRALEDHFDRNLSLEMVLKRAGKQDLLDQVIKVAEMVNIISVRQKEQLGLGHAVLCAREVVKKEPFAVLVGDDLIFSPSPAIEQLIEVAKTEQMPVVGVMEVPLERVSNYGIIGGEEISPGLFRVKKLHEKPLPENAPSRLAVVGRYVLTPDIFEYLEQVKPDSQGEYQLTDALHFLAKENRLLAVKVSGKRFDIGDWVDYLTANIYFGLKDEELKSELLNSLKELLSC
- the glmM gene encoding phosphoglucosamine mutase, with amino-acid sequence MGKLFGTDGIRGQANIFPMLPEIALRVGLAVGQIFRNGMKRHRVVIGKDTRLSGYIFESALTSGFCASGMDVFLVGPMPTPAIAFLTRNMRADVGVVISASHNPYMDNGIKFFDSKGFKLSDEIENRISELVLSPDVEWNTPKSDLLGRAIKIEDSPGRYIVFLKNTFSQDLTLDGLKVVLDCANGATYKVAPLVFEELGAKVIKIGVEPNGLNINKKCGSLYPDVTASLVQETGADVGFCLDGDGDRLIAVDDEGYILDGDQIMAICANYLLEKDALPQRTLVATVMSNMALEIFMEQKGGRLVRTPVGDRFVVEEMCRSGYILGGEQSGHMVFLNFTTTGDGLVTALQLLKIMLKTGKPLSYWRKLLTPFPQKLKNIHVKNKVPLGECRQICKALQQAEKSLQGKGRVLLRYSGTEPVLRIMVEAENLNLVDKWMDYLVDIAEKELL